In Luteimonas viscosa, the following proteins share a genomic window:
- a CDS encoding phenylacetate--CoA ligase family protein, whose translation MDMYGPLFRRVLFPAYESVLRRRGTLAHLDEYQRSQWLSADELAALQWRKLERLVAHCWEQVPYYRTRWAGAGISGSQDIRGPDDYARLPVLTKDDVRAHFQALHARDHAGRMLYKTTGGSTGEPLTIGYTRESYERRVAVMHRGYGWAGAPLGTRALYFWGEPLEGVPVKERLMQWAFNRRVVNVFAMRDDDMARYADAIDVFQPRVVVAYVAAAVRVARWLLEAGRQVHRPDSVICAAEPLAQHERELIERAFGCPVYNTYGCREVMLVAAQCGAGDGLHVNADHLCVELGEPVAGGGGKRPVLLTDLHNYGMPLMRYENGDLATASTTRCTCGRGLPMLASIDGRTMDALRDSAGHFVGEYLEHLVFNTPGIRRFQAVQERLDVIEVSYVAAGGFDEASLQDITFAMREAFGDTVRLDFRRTGDIPLTPTGKLRVAVSRL comes from the coding sequence ATGGACATGTACGGTCCGCTGTTCCGGCGGGTCCTGTTTCCGGCCTATGAATCGGTCCTGCGCCGCCGCGGCACGCTGGCGCACCTCGACGAGTACCAGCGCAGCCAGTGGTTGTCGGCCGATGAGCTGGCGGCCCTGCAGTGGCGGAAGCTCGAGCGGCTGGTGGCGCACTGCTGGGAACAGGTGCCCTACTACCGGACGCGCTGGGCCGGGGCGGGGATCTCGGGTTCGCAGGACATCCGCGGCCCGGACGACTACGCCCGCCTGCCGGTCCTGACCAAGGACGACGTGCGCGCGCATTTCCAAGCGCTGCACGCCCGCGACCATGCCGGGAGGATGCTCTACAAGACCACCGGAGGATCCACCGGCGAGCCGCTCACGATCGGTTACACGCGCGAGAGCTATGAGCGCCGGGTCGCGGTGATGCATCGCGGATACGGCTGGGCGGGCGCGCCCCTGGGCACGCGTGCGCTGTACTTCTGGGGCGAACCGCTGGAGGGAGTGCCGGTCAAGGAACGGCTGATGCAGTGGGCCTTCAACCGGCGCGTGGTCAACGTGTTCGCCATGCGCGACGACGACATGGCCCGGTACGCCGACGCCATCGACGTATTCCAGCCGCGGGTGGTGGTGGCCTATGTCGCGGCCGCCGTGCGGGTGGCGCGCTGGCTGCTGGAGGCCGGCCGCCAGGTGCATCGGCCCGATTCGGTGATCTGTGCCGCGGAACCGCTGGCGCAGCACGAGCGCGAGCTCATCGAGCGCGCCTTCGGCTGCCCCGTGTACAACACCTACGGCTGCCGCGAGGTCATGCTGGTGGCGGCACAGTGCGGTGCGGGCGATGGACTGCATGTCAACGCGGACCATCTGTGCGTGGAACTCGGCGAGCCGGTCGCCGGCGGCGGAGGGAAGCGTCCGGTCCTGCTCACCGACCTGCACAACTACGGCATGCCGTTGATGCGCTACGAGAACGGCGACCTCGCCACCGCGTCCACCACGAGATGTACCTGCGGCCGCGGCCTGCCGATGCTCGCCAGCATCGATGGCCGCACGATGGACGCGCTGCGTGACAGTGCCGGCCATTTCGTGGGTGAATACCTCGAGCATCTGGTGTTCAATACGCCGGGGATCCGTCGCTTCCAGGCGGTGCAGGAACGGTTGGACGTGATCGAGGTGTCGTATGTCGCGGCTGGGGGATTCGACGAGGCCTCCCTGCAGGACATCACGTTCGCGATGCGCGAGGCGTTCGGGGACACGGTGCGGCTCGACTTCCGCCGCACCGGCGACATCCCGCTCACGCCTACCGGCAAGCTGCGCGTGGCGGTCTCCCGGCTCTAG
- a CDS encoding TonB-dependent receptor: protein MAAPAAFAQDAGPDPAVPRTSATTLDAVTVTARKREETLQDVPVAVTAFTAETLDKLNIKDIGDLDAQVPNLTIYAARGSTSTVTAYIRGVGQADPLWGVDPGVGIYLDDVYIARPQGALLDVFDVERIEVLRGPQGTLYGKNTIGGAIKYISRGLPTETTGFGSITVGNYNQLDAKAAIGGAIGGEDSGLRGRVAVASMNRDGFGTNLHNGQEVSDKEINALRMQLGAYSHEDFDVQFAFDWIDDQSGVRGAKMLAPNTNPLVPVVDGAPMDSRYDIRSGMPNVNDTEMKGVSATVNWRPNDDWALKYVVAKRESDTETNIDFDTLPERIADVKAFYSDQQVSHELQANYDTGGRGRGVVGLYAFNGDAGGQVLNNFFDLSFGDTQGYVNTKSIALYGDWTFDLTDRFKLDVGARYTDEDKHAVAYNIGYTDDSFSVPNGVVAANFDKTVNFKNVSPKVSLDFQLTPDIMVYGLASRGFKSGGYNIRANTTAVPRSGEPFDDESVDSFEIGTKMGLLDQRLFLNLAAFHNIYEDIQLSVFTALPGGGFFGDFTNAGKGTVTGVEAEYQFMPTPNWLLSGNLAWLDAKYDEFISGGVDIAESQYFTNAPEFSGAINLEYRTDLANGGNLSARVGYSYQSEVWPTTDLSPVIRQDGYGLVNAGVVWRANEAWSFSLQGTNLADEEYRTTGYNLVSAGLGVLTGFYGPPRQYSLTARYDF, encoded by the coding sequence ATGGCCGCGCCCGCCGCGTTCGCACAGGATGCCGGTCCGGATCCTGCGGTCCCGCGCACGTCCGCCACCACCCTGGACGCGGTGACGGTGACCGCGCGTAAGCGCGAGGAGACGCTGCAGGACGTGCCGGTCGCGGTCACCGCGTTCACCGCGGAGACCCTCGACAAGCTCAACATCAAGGACATCGGCGACCTCGATGCCCAGGTCCCGAACCTCACCATCTACGCCGCCCGCGGCTCGACCAGCACGGTGACCGCCTACATCCGCGGCGTCGGCCAGGCCGACCCGCTGTGGGGCGTGGACCCGGGCGTGGGCATCTACCTGGACGACGTCTACATCGCCCGTCCGCAGGGCGCGCTGCTGGACGTGTTCGACGTCGAGCGGATCGAGGTGCTGCGCGGCCCGCAGGGCACGCTGTACGGCAAGAACACCATCGGCGGCGCGATCAAGTACATCTCGCGCGGCCTGCCCACCGAAACCACCGGCTTCGGCTCGATCACCGTGGGCAACTACAACCAGCTCGACGCCAAGGCCGCGATCGGCGGCGCGATCGGCGGCGAGGACAGCGGCCTGCGCGGCCGGGTGGCGGTGGCGAGCATGAACCGCGATGGCTTCGGCACCAACCTGCACAACGGCCAGGAGGTCAGCGACAAGGAGATCAACGCCCTGCGCATGCAGCTCGGCGCGTACTCGCACGAGGACTTCGACGTGCAGTTCGCCTTCGACTGGATCGACGACCAGTCCGGCGTGCGCGGCGCGAAGATGCTGGCCCCCAACACCAATCCGCTTGTGCCCGTGGTCGATGGCGCGCCGATGGACAGCCGCTACGACATCCGCAGCGGCATGCCCAACGTCAACGATACCGAGATGAAAGGGGTGTCGGCCACGGTCAACTGGCGCCCGAACGACGACTGGGCGTTGAAGTACGTGGTCGCCAAGCGCGAATCCGACACCGAGACCAACATCGACTTCGACACCCTGCCGGAGCGGATCGCCGACGTGAAGGCGTTCTACAGCGACCAGCAGGTCAGCCACGAACTGCAGGCCAACTACGACACCGGCGGCCGCGGTCGCGGCGTGGTCGGGCTGTACGCGTTCAACGGCGATGCCGGCGGCCAGGTCCTCAACAACTTCTTCGATCTGTCTTTCGGCGATACCCAGGGCTACGTCAACACCAAGAGCATCGCGCTCTACGGCGACTGGACCTTCGACCTGACCGACCGCTTCAAGCTGGACGTCGGCGCACGCTACACCGACGAGGACAAGCACGCCGTCGCCTACAACATCGGCTACACCGACGACAGCTTCAGCGTGCCCAATGGCGTGGTCGCCGCGAACTTCGACAAGACCGTCAACTTCAAGAACGTCTCGCCCAAGGTCTCGCTCGACTTCCAGCTCACGCCCGACATCATGGTCTACGGTCTGGCCTCGCGCGGCTTCAAATCCGGCGGCTACAACATCCGCGCCAACACCACCGCGGTGCCGCGCTCGGGCGAGCCTTTCGACGACGAGAGCGTGGACAGCTTCGAGATCGGCACCAAGATGGGCCTGCTCGACCAGCGGCTGTTCCTCAACCTGGCCGCGTTCCACAACATCTACGAGGACATCCAGCTGTCGGTGTTCACGGCGCTGCCGGGCGGTGGCTTCTTCGGCGACTTCACCAACGCCGGCAAGGGCACGGTGACCGGCGTCGAGGCCGAGTACCAGTTCATGCCGACGCCCAACTGGCTGCTCAGCGGCAACCTGGCATGGCTGGATGCGAAGTACGACGAGTTCATCAGCGGTGGCGTGGACATCGCCGAGAGCCAGTACTTCACCAACGCACCCGAGTTCTCCGGCGCGATCAACCTCGAATACCGCACCGACCTGGCCAACGGCGGCAACCTCTCGGCGCGCGTGGGCTATTCCTACCAGTCGGAAGTGTGGCCCACCACCGACCTCAGCCCGGTGATCCGGCAGGACGGCTACGGGCTGGTCAACGCCGGCGTGGTCTGGCGCGCCAACGAGGCCTGGTCGTTCTCGCTGCAGGGGACCAACCTGGCCGACGAGGAGTACCGCACCACCGGCTACAACCTGGTCAGCGCTGGCCTGGGCGTGCTCACCGGCTTCTACGGCCCGCCGCGCCAGTACAGCCTGACCGCACGTTACGACTTCTGA
- a CDS encoding GntP family permease: MDFLIVLAALCFLMLVAYRGYSVILFAPIAALGAVLLTDPSLVAPMFTGLFMDKMVGFLKLYFPVFLLGAVFGKLIEISGFSKSIVAATIRVVGAQRAMLAIVLVCALLTYGGVSLFVVVFAVYPFAAELFRQGDIPKRLIPGAIALGAFTFTMDALPGTPQIQNIIPTAFFGTTAWAAPVLGTVGGVFILLVGMSYLEWRRRSAQRAGEGYGDPATLLNEPAPFAGDRLANPLVSLLPLLLVGLSNLLFTRWIPKAYGTTHEFVPSVVGNAAPVVQEVPKIAAIWAVQGALLVGIATILVFAWRPVFASFAEGTRSAIGGALLASMNTASEYGFGAVIAALPGFLVVANALGAIPDPLVNQAVTVTALAGITGSASGGMSIALAAMADTFIANAEAAGIPMDVLHRVASMASGGMDTLPHNGAVITLLAVTGLSHRQSYKDIFAITLIKTAAVFVIIGVFYATGLV, encoded by the coding sequence ATGGATTTCCTGATCGTCCTGGCGGCGCTGTGCTTCCTGATGCTGGTGGCCTACCGCGGCTACAGCGTGATCCTGTTCGCGCCGATCGCGGCGCTGGGCGCGGTGCTGCTGACCGACCCGTCGCTGGTGGCGCCGATGTTCACCGGCCTGTTCATGGACAAGATGGTCGGCTTCCTGAAGCTGTACTTCCCGGTATTCCTGCTGGGCGCGGTGTTCGGCAAGCTGATCGAGATCTCGGGGTTCTCGAAATCGATCGTCGCCGCGACGATCCGGGTGGTCGGCGCGCAGCGGGCGATGCTCGCGATCGTGCTGGTCTGCGCCCTGCTGACCTACGGCGGCGTGTCGCTGTTCGTGGTGGTGTTCGCGGTCTATCCGTTCGCGGCCGAACTGTTCCGCCAGGGCGACATCCCCAAGCGCCTCATCCCCGGCGCGATCGCCCTGGGCGCGTTCACCTTCACGATGGATGCGCTGCCGGGCACGCCGCAGATCCAGAACATCATCCCGACCGCGTTCTTCGGCACCACGGCATGGGCCGCGCCGGTGCTCGGCACGGTGGGTGGCGTGTTCATCCTGCTCGTGGGCATGAGCTACCTCGAGTGGCGCCGGCGCAGCGCGCAACGCGCGGGCGAGGGCTATGGCGACCCTGCCACGTTGCTCAACGAACCCGCGCCGTTCGCCGGCGACCGCCTCGCCAACCCGCTGGTCTCGCTGCTGCCGCTGCTGCTGGTCGGCCTGAGCAACCTGCTGTTCACGCGCTGGATCCCGAAGGCTTACGGGACCACCCACGAATTCGTGCCGTCGGTGGTCGGCAACGCGGCTCCGGTGGTGCAGGAAGTGCCGAAGATCGCCGCCATCTGGGCAGTCCAGGGGGCGCTGCTGGTGGGCATCGCCACGATTCTGGTGTTCGCCTGGAGGCCGGTGTTCGCCAGCTTCGCCGAGGGCACCCGGAGCGCGATCGGCGGCGCCCTGCTGGCGTCGATGAACACCGCCTCGGAGTACGGCTTCGGCGCGGTGATCGCGGCGCTGCCGGGCTTCCTCGTGGTAGCCAACGCACTCGGCGCGATCCCCGACCCGCTGGTCAACCAGGCCGTGACCGTGACCGCGCTGGCCGGCATCACCGGCTCGGCTTCGGGCGGCATGAGCATCGCGCTCGCGGCGATGGCCGATACCTTCATCGCCAATGCCGAGGCGGCAGGCATCCCGATGGACGTGCTGCACCGGGTGGCCTCGATGGCCTCGGGCGGTATGGACACCCTGCCCCACAACGGCGCGGTGATCACCCTGCTCGCGGTCACCGGCCTGAGCCATCGCCAGTCCTACAAGGACATCTTCGCGATCACCCTGATCAAGACCGCCGCGGTGTTCGTGATCATCGGCGTGTTCTACGCGACCGGGCTGGTCTGA
- a CDS encoding DUF1800 domain-containing protein: protein MTPGLSQAERALLERAHRQRYKLARAPRFQPLPKDRPATATAGPALEKSSRRRLLALAKPPFAVRVLNNMSYGATTTSIAEFNALGTGDPARLTAWVDRQLDPASIDDAAVDARLAAAGYYTLDKTLAQQWSEHVRAEGIEWGVRMRPGFEVQREALVRAVYSKRQLFEVVTGFWHDHFNVMVSDYDCCPVYGHYDRDVIRANAFGNFRTMLEAVAKSPAMMIYLDNKSNRRSGPNENFARELLELHTFGAENYLGFMDPFEVPPCPEDRNYPIGYTDIDVYETAAAFTGWTMNNNHWEFQHANKDDGHFYYHADWHDSGPKFVLGTFIYPERPALQDGRDILDRIASHPRVARFICRKLARRFLGDDPPQALVDSAAAVFRANWQAPDQIRKTLRHILLSDVAQHAWGRKVRRPFEAVAASLRVLGCDWTYTLDENRSNDLNWRLGFTGHQPYDWPAPNGYPDLATAWSGASTFGMTWKLLNWLTETNNVAGDGKLLPIMETTRAGVPAGQWTANRLVEFWCRRILGYMPKSQRVSTLRAFLAQDGDPASYVIEDTNGWNQNDLKRHYNQERIRSMVSLILMSPEFLSR from the coding sequence ATGACGCCAGGCCTTTCACAGGCGGAACGCGCCCTGCTCGAGCGCGCGCACCGCCAACGCTACAAGCTTGCCCGCGCACCGCGCTTCCAGCCCCTCCCCAAGGACCGCCCGGCCACTGCCACTGCGGGGCCCGCACTGGAGAAGTCCTCGCGTCGCCGCCTGCTGGCGCTGGCCAAGCCGCCGTTCGCCGTGCGGGTGCTCAACAACATGAGCTACGGCGCGACGACGACGTCGATCGCCGAGTTCAACGCGCTCGGGACCGGTGACCCGGCACGACTCACGGCGTGGGTGGACCGCCAGCTCGATCCTGCGTCCATCGACGATGCCGCGGTTGACGCCAGGCTTGCCGCCGCCGGCTACTACACCCTGGACAAGACCCTCGCCCAGCAGTGGTCCGAGCACGTGCGCGCCGAAGGAATCGAGTGGGGGGTGCGCATGCGTCCCGGCTTCGAAGTGCAGCGCGAGGCGCTGGTGCGTGCGGTGTACTCGAAGCGGCAGTTGTTCGAGGTGGTGACCGGGTTCTGGCACGACCATTTCAACGTCATGGTCAGCGATTACGACTGCTGCCCGGTCTACGGCCACTACGATCGCGACGTGATCCGCGCCAACGCGTTCGGCAACTTCCGCACCATGCTCGAGGCCGTGGCCAAGAGCCCGGCGATGATGATCTACCTCGACAACAAGTCGAACCGCCGCTCCGGACCGAACGAGAACTTCGCGCGGGAACTGCTGGAACTGCACACCTTCGGCGCGGAAAACTACCTCGGGTTCATGGATCCCTTCGAAGTCCCGCCCTGTCCCGAGGATCGCAACTACCCGATCGGCTACACCGACATCGACGTGTACGAGACGGCCGCGGCATTCACCGGCTGGACGATGAACAACAACCACTGGGAATTCCAGCACGCCAACAAGGACGACGGTCACTTCTACTATCACGCCGACTGGCACGATTCCGGTCCGAAGTTCGTGCTCGGCACCTTCATCTACCCGGAGCGGCCGGCGCTGCAGGACGGGCGCGACATCCTCGATCGCATCGCCAGCCACCCGCGCGTCGCGCGCTTCATCTGCAGGAAGCTGGCCCGCCGCTTCCTCGGCGACGACCCGCCGCAGGCGCTGGTGGACAGCGCCGCCGCGGTGTTCCGCGCGAACTGGCAGGCGCCCGACCAGATCAGGAAGACGCTCCGGCACATCCTGCTGTCCGACGTCGCCCAGCACGCCTGGGGACGCAAGGTGCGACGCCCGTTCGAGGCGGTCGCGGCCTCGCTGCGCGTGCTCGGATGCGACTGGACGTACACCTTGGACGAGAACCGCAGCAACGACCTGAACTGGCGCCTGGGCTTCACCGGCCACCAGCCCTACGACTGGCCGGCGCCGAACGGCTACCCCGACCTCGCCACCGCCTGGTCCGGTGCCAGCACCTTCGGCATGACCTGGAAACTGCTGAACTGGCTCACCGAGACCAACAACGTCGCCGGCGACGGCAAGCTGCTGCCGATCATGGAAACCACCCGCGCGGGCGTGCCGGCCGGGCAGTGGACCGCGAACCGGCTGGTCGAGTTCTGGTGCAGGCGGATCCTGGGCTACATGCCCAAGTCCCAGCGGGTCTCGACGTTGCGCGCCTTCCTCGCGCAGGACGGCGACCCGGCCAGCTACGTGATCGAGGACACCAACGGCTGGAACCAGAACGACCTCAAGCGACACTACAACCAGGAGCGCATCCGCAGCATGGTGTCGCTGATCCTGATGTCCCCCGAATTCCTGAGCCGTTGA
- a CDS encoding DUF1501 domain-containing protein — protein MTRIELDRREFLKGCCATAAVGAAGPALFFASPAEAAVNTYDTIVHVFLRGGIDGLNLVVPVSGNDRDFYQQARPDIAVPVSGENAALPLTLANGSATGFGLHAAASGLRDVWVDGKLAIVHCCGMQTTVTRSHFDAQQYLDFGTPGTKGNGTGWIARAWGTQPGSSSSVVMPAMAVNSRMPANLLGATQALTMGSPTDFQLNSGSYAWQRARDNSPAGFRGVNETLASMWRGNVGLEHSGRAADGALRTVAQQAFTTTLPAGWPTSNFARQLWTVAQSIRFNLGLRYAAVDLGGWDTHEGQGNDGGGYYHGRVGELSQALAAFYAELNNGGEGARVTVVVQSEFGRRVRENGSGGTDHGYGNPLLVLGGPVNGRRFYGSWPGLDPQVLSPYFGDVPVTTDFRRVFTELLQARMGHTRTAEVFPGYNGYSALGMFAGASGASAAVQPAAQAPLGNISSQSQPTTTTPVGTVRSASGGPIRHRRGTVRMPERLSQPLLRLRLKLYRLMQQHRL, from the coding sequence ATGACCAGGATCGAACTCGATCGCCGCGAATTCCTGAAGGGCTGCTGCGCGACCGCCGCGGTCGGCGCCGCCGGACCCGCGTTGTTCTTCGCCAGCCCCGCCGAAGCGGCGGTCAACACGTACGACACCATCGTCCACGTGTTCCTGCGCGGCGGCATCGACGGGCTCAACCTCGTGGTGCCGGTGTCCGGCAACGACCGCGACTTCTACCAGCAGGCGCGGCCCGACATCGCGGTGCCGGTCAGCGGCGAAAACGCTGCCCTGCCGCTCACCCTGGCCAACGGCAGCGCCACCGGCTTCGGCCTGCATGCGGCCGCGAGCGGGCTGCGCGACGTCTGGGTCGACGGCAAGCTGGCCATCGTGCACTGCTGCGGCATGCAGACCACGGTGACCCGCAGCCACTTCGACGCCCAGCAGTACCTGGACTTCGGCACGCCGGGCACCAAGGGCAACGGCACGGGCTGGATCGCGCGCGCCTGGGGTACGCAGCCCGGAAGTTCCTCTTCCGTGGTGATGCCGGCCATGGCGGTCAACAGCCGCATGCCGGCCAACCTGCTCGGCGCCACCCAGGCGCTGACCATGGGCAGCCCGACCGATTTCCAGCTCAACTCCGGGTCCTACGCATGGCAGCGGGCGCGCGACAATTCGCCTGCCGGCTTCCGTGGCGTCAACGAGACCCTCGCCAGCATGTGGCGGGGCAACGTCGGCCTGGAACACAGCGGCCGGGCCGCGGACGGCGCGCTGCGCACGGTCGCGCAGCAGGCCTTCACCACGACCCTGCCCGCCGGATGGCCCACCTCGAACTTCGCCCGGCAGCTGTGGACCGTGGCGCAGTCGATCCGTTTCAACCTCGGCCTGCGCTATGCCGCGGTCGACCTGGGCGGCTGGGACACGCACGAGGGACAGGGCAACGACGGCGGCGGCTACTACCACGGCCGGGTAGGCGAACTGTCGCAGGCACTCGCCGCCTTCTACGCGGAGTTGAACAACGGCGGCGAAGGTGCGCGGGTGACGGTGGTGGTGCAGTCGGAATTCGGCCGCCGCGTGCGCGAGAACGGCAGCGGCGGCACCGACCACGGATACGGCAACCCGCTGCTGGTCCTGGGCGGGCCGGTGAACGGCCGACGCTTCTATGGCAGCTGGCCCGGGCTGGATCCGCAGGTCCTGTCGCCCTACTTCGGCGACGTCCCGGTGACCACGGATTTCAGGCGGGTGTTCACCGAACTGTTGCAGGCGCGCATGGGCCATACCCGTACCGCCGAGGTGTTCCCGGGCTACAACGGCTACAGCGCGCTGGGCATGTTCGCCGGCGCCAGCGGCGCGTCCGCCGCAGTGCAGCCTGCCGCGCAGGCACCGCTGGGCAACATCAGCAGCCAGTCGCAGCCGACGACGACGACGCCGGTGGGAACGGTGAGGTCTGCATCCGGGGGACCGATCCGGCACCGTCGCGGGACGGTGCGGATGCCCGAACGCCTTTCCCAGCCGCTGCTGCGCCTGCGTCTGAAGCTCTACCGGCTGATGCAGCAGCACCGGCTGTAG
- the pnp gene encoding polyribonucleotide nucleotidyltransferase — protein sequence MAKVTKTFQYGDRTVTLETGEIARQAGGAVMVSCEGTVLLVSAVANKTAREGQDFFPLTVDYQEKFYAGGRIPGGFFKREGRQTEKETLISRLIDRPIRPLFPDGFRNEVQIIATVMSMNPEVDGDILALIGASAALSLSGAPFDGPIGAAKVGYKAGQYLLNPTVSELKDSELELVVAGTAGAVLMVESEARELSEDVMLGAVMFGHQQMQVAINVINELVAEAGKPKWTWQPPAANEGLVSAIRTAVGEQLASAFQVRDKLQRRDAISTVKKAILEALAPQAEANAWSTGELSKEFGEQEYQTMRDSVLKTKVRIDGRALDTVRPISSKVGILPRVHGSSLFTRGETQAIVAVTLGTARDGQVIDAVAGEYKEHFLFHYNFPPYSVGEAGRMMGPKRREIGHGRLAKRGVLAVMPTMEEFPYTIRVVSEITESNGSSSMASVCGSSLALMDAGVPIKAPVAGIAMGLVKEGDEFVVLSDILGDEDHLGDMDFKVAGTSKGISALQMDIKIQGITEEIMKVALAQAKQGRLHILKEMETALTAPRAELSEFAPRLITIKIHPDKIREVIGKGGSVIQAITKETGTQIDIQDDGTITIASVDAAAGRAAKERIEQITSDVEPGRIYEGKVAKIMDFGAFVTISPGKDGLVHVSQISSERVEKVSDKLKEGDLVKVKVLEVDKQGRIRLSIKAVEEGEGVAGE from the coding sequence GTGGCGAAAGTGACCAAGACCTTCCAGTACGGCGACCGGACCGTGACCCTCGAGACCGGCGAGATCGCGCGCCAGGCAGGTGGCGCGGTGATGGTGTCGTGCGAAGGCACCGTTCTCCTCGTGAGCGCAGTGGCCAACAAGACCGCGCGCGAAGGGCAGGACTTCTTCCCGCTGACCGTGGACTACCAGGAGAAGTTCTATGCCGGCGGACGCATCCCCGGCGGCTTCTTCAAGCGCGAGGGCCGCCAGACCGAGAAGGAAACGCTGATCTCGCGCCTGATCGATCGCCCGATCCGCCCGCTGTTCCCCGACGGCTTCCGCAACGAAGTCCAGATCATCGCCACCGTGATGTCGATGAATCCCGAGGTCGACGGCGACATTCTCGCCCTGATCGGCGCGTCCGCCGCGCTGTCGCTGTCGGGTGCGCCGTTCGACGGCCCGATCGGCGCCGCCAAGGTCGGCTACAAGGCCGGCCAGTACCTGCTCAACCCGACCGTCAGCGAGCTGAAGGATTCGGAACTGGAGCTGGTGGTCGCCGGTACCGCAGGTGCGGTGCTGATGGTGGAGTCCGAGGCGCGCGAACTGTCCGAGGACGTGATGCTGGGCGCCGTGATGTTCGGCCACCAGCAGATGCAGGTCGCGATCAACGTGATCAACGAACTGGTCGCCGAGGCCGGCAAGCCGAAGTGGACCTGGCAGCCGCCGGCCGCCAACGAAGGCCTGGTGTCGGCGATCCGCACCGCGGTCGGCGAGCAGCTGGCCAGCGCATTCCAGGTGCGCGACAAGCTCCAGCGCCGCGACGCCATCTCGACCGTGAAGAAGGCGATCCTCGAGGCGCTCGCGCCGCAGGCCGAGGCCAATGCCTGGTCGACCGGAGAACTGTCGAAGGAGTTCGGCGAGCAGGAATACCAGACCATGCGCGACTCGGTCCTCAAGACCAAGGTCCGCATCGACGGCCGTGCGCTCGACACCGTGCGCCCGATCAGCTCCAAGGTCGGCATCCTGCCGCGCGTGCACGGCTCGTCGCTGTTCACCCGCGGCGAGACCCAGGCGATCGTCGCCGTGACCCTCGGCACCGCGCGCGACGGCCAGGTCATCGACGCGGTGGCCGGCGAGTACAAGGAACATTTCCTGTTCCACTACAACTTCCCCCCGTACTCGGTGGGTGAGGCGGGCCGCATGATGGGCCCGAAGCGCCGCGAGATCGGCCATGGCCGCCTCGCCAAGCGCGGCGTGCTGGCGGTGATGCCGACGATGGAGGAGTTCCCGTACACGATCCGCGTGGTTTCGGAGATCACCGAATCCAACGGCTCCTCGTCGATGGCCTCGGTCTGCGGTTCGTCGCTGGCGCTGATGGACGCGGGCGTGCCGATCAAGGCGCCGGTCGCGGGCATCGCGATGGGCCTGGTGAAGGAAGGCGACGAGTTCGTCGTGCTGTCCGACATCCTCGGCGACGAGGACCACCTCGGCGACATGGACTTCAAGGTGGCCGGCACCAGCAAGGGCATCTCCGCCCTGCAGATGGACATCAAGATCCAGGGCATCACCGAGGAGATCATGAAGGTCGCCCTGGCCCAGGCCAAGCAGGGCCGGTTGCACATCCTCAAGGAGATGGAGACAGCCCTCACCGCGCCGCGCGCCGAGCTCAGCGAGTTCGCGCCGCGCCTGATCACCATCAAGATCCACCCCGACAAGATCCGCGAAGTGATCGGCAAGGGCGGTTCGGTGATCCAGGCGATCACCAAGGAAACCGGCACCCAGATCGACATCCAGGACGACGGCACCATCACCATCGCCTCGGTCGACGCCGCCGCCGGGCGCGCCGCCAAGGAACGCATCGAGCAGATCACCTCCGACGTCGAGCCGGGACGGATCTACGAAGGCAAGGTCGCCAAGATCATGGACTTCGGCGCGTTCGTCACGATCTCCCCCGGGAAGGACGGGCTGGTCCACGTCTCGCAGATCTCCAGCGAGCGCGTGGAGAAGGTGTCCGACAAGCTCAAGGAAGGCGACCTGGTCAAGGTCAAGGTGCTGGAAGTCGACAAGCAGGGCCGCATCCGCCTGTCGATCAAGGCCGTGGAGGAAGGCGAGGGCGTGGCCGGCGAGTGA
- the rpsO gene encoding 30S ribosomal protein S15, whose protein sequence is MSIDNSKIIEEHARAANDTGSPEVQVALLTARIVHLTEHFKTHKKDHHSRRGLLQMVNRRRSLLDYLHRKDANRYKALIEKLGLRR, encoded by the coding sequence ATGTCCATCGACAACAGCAAGATCATCGAAGAACACGCGCGCGCGGCCAACGACACCGGATCCCCGGAAGTCCAGGTCGCCCTGCTCACCGCCCGCATCGTGCACCTCACCGAGCACTTCAAGACCCACAAGAAGGACCACCACAGCCGGCGCGGCCTGCTGCAGATGGTCAACCGCCGACGCAGCCTGCTCGACTATCTGCACCGGAAGGATGCGAACCGCTACAAGGCGCTGATCGAGAAACTCGGTCTGCGGCGCTAG